Proteins found in one Actinokineospora alba genomic segment:
- a CDS encoding DMT family transporter: MRRGLVLAAFGAVAMGSSAPMLKMLAGSGLSAVNVIQGRMTIGAVALLLLAVATRRSLRIHYRHWWLLGLYGVFTLSLNQVSYTFAITRLPVGITLLIEYLAPVLIALWIRFVRRTRLPGTLWVGIGTTLLGLALVSQVWTTMSLDVLGLLTAMVAAATLAGRFLLAEHGLRVHDPLVLTTWGACVGAVSLLPLAPFPFDRVDATDWFLLTWIGVVGMATAVLLSALGQRTISSTAASLISCVEILVGAGLAAVLLGELLTPVQLVGSVVMLVGIVAAQVVLARASGSRTQLPEAPELTPSRA; this comes from the coding sequence ATGAGACGAGGGCTGGTGCTCGCCGCTTTCGGCGCGGTGGCCATGGGGAGTTCCGCCCCCATGCTGAAAATGCTCGCCGGGTCGGGGCTGTCGGCGGTCAACGTGATCCAGGGCCGCATGACCATCGGCGCGGTCGCCCTGCTGCTCCTGGCCGTGGCCACTCGGCGGAGCCTTCGCATCCACTATCGACATTGGTGGCTGCTCGGCCTCTACGGCGTGTTCACGTTGTCTCTCAACCAGGTCAGCTACACGTTCGCGATCACCCGGCTGCCCGTCGGGATCACGCTGCTGATCGAATACCTGGCCCCGGTGCTGATCGCACTCTGGATCCGCTTCGTCCGGCGCACCCGGCTGCCGGGCACGCTGTGGGTGGGGATCGGGACGACCCTGCTGGGTCTGGCCTTGGTCAGCCAGGTGTGGACGACGATGTCCTTGGACGTTCTCGGCCTGCTCACCGCCATGGTGGCGGCGGCGACGCTGGCGGGCCGGTTCCTGTTGGCCGAACACGGTCTCCGCGTGCACGACCCGCTGGTCCTCACCACCTGGGGCGCCTGCGTCGGCGCGGTGAGCCTGCTTCCCCTGGCGCCGTTCCCGTTCGACCGGGTGGACGCGACGGACTGGTTCCTGCTGACGTGGATCGGTGTCGTGGGCATGGCCACGGCGGTCCTGCTCAGCGCACTGGGGCAGCGCACGATCTCGTCGACCGCGGCGAGCCTCATCTCGTGCGTGGAGATCCTGGTGGGCGCCGGGCTGGCCGCGGTGCTCCTCGGCGAACTGCTGACGCCCGTTCAGCTCGTCGGCTCGGTCGTGATGCTCGTCGGCATCGTCGCCGCCCAGGTGGTGCTGGCCAGGGCTTCCGGAAGCCGCACTCAGCTTCCGGAAGCCCCGGAGCTCACGCCTTCTCGCGCTTGA
- a CDS encoding Lrp/AsnC family transcriptional regulator: MTTVALDETDHQLLALLQRDSARTLGELGELVSLSPSAVQRRIDRYRKAGLIERHVAVLDPAQVDVLLAVCLVTLAKESRALHAAFRRRLLAAPEVQQLYSVSGETDFVVVLATTGMSHFREVSERLLKDAPNIQRYSTMFVLDPVRTGTALPTRR, encoded by the coding sequence GTGACCACTGTGGCCCTGGATGAGACCGACCATCAGTTGCTTGCTTTGTTGCAGCGGGATTCCGCCCGCACCCTGGGTGAACTCGGCGAACTGGTGTCGCTCTCACCCAGCGCAGTGCAGCGGCGGATCGACCGCTACCGCAAGGCAGGGCTCATCGAACGCCACGTCGCCGTGCTCGACCCAGCACAGGTCGACGTGCTGCTCGCGGTGTGTCTGGTGACTCTCGCCAAGGAGTCCCGCGCGCTGCACGCCGCGTTCCGGCGCAGGCTCCTCGCCGCGCCGGAGGTCCAGCAGCTCTACAGCGTCTCGGGGGAGACGGATTTCGTCGTGGTGCTGGCCACCACGGGAATGTCCCACTTCCGAGAGGTGTCCGAGCGGCTGCTCAAGGACGCCCCCAACATCCAGCGCTACAGCACGATGTTCGTCCTCGACCCGGTCCGCACCGGCACCGCTCTGCCCACCCGCCGCTGA
- a CDS encoding amino acid ABC transporter permease, which translates to MSASVLYDAPGPRAKRRVLLFSILAVAGLLAGLYVVYRQLDKQNQFDADKWTPLFDPSDAQFNLVWNRISEGLANTLMAAVLAVVFSLIIGTLLAVTRVTSAPWYRWIVVGFIELLRGIPVVIAIFFVARVLPEFGVSLEPMWYLVIGLTLYNSVVIAEIVRAGINSLPKGQREAAESLGLTRGQVLRLVLLPQAFRAMLPALISQLVVILKDTSLGFIISYEETVRVGGQIVQVLSNPIQTYLLIAVIFIIVNYALSRFAIYVERRLSQGKKAVKTDEGAAVVHADDLAGAGATNVG; encoded by the coding sequence ATGAGCGCGTCCGTCCTCTACGACGCCCCGGGACCGCGGGCCAAGCGCCGGGTCCTGCTGTTCAGCATTCTCGCCGTGGCGGGTCTGCTCGCCGGTCTGTACGTGGTGTACCGGCAGCTCGACAAGCAGAACCAGTTCGACGCGGACAAGTGGACTCCGCTGTTCGACCCGAGTGACGCCCAGTTCAACCTGGTCTGGAACCGCATCAGCGAGGGACTGGCCAACACGCTGATGGCGGCCGTGCTCGCCGTGGTGTTCTCGCTGATCATCGGCACCCTCCTGGCGGTCACCCGGGTCACCTCGGCACCGTGGTACCGCTGGATCGTCGTCGGTTTCATCGAACTGCTGCGCGGTATCCCCGTCGTCATCGCCATCTTCTTCGTCGCACGCGTGCTGCCCGAGTTCGGCGTGAGCCTGGAACCCATGTGGTACCTGGTGATCGGCCTGACGCTCTACAACTCGGTGGTCATCGCCGAGATCGTGCGAGCGGGCATCAACTCCCTGCCCAAGGGACAGCGCGAAGCGGCCGAGTCACTCGGCCTGACCCGCGGACAGGTGCTCCGGCTGGTCCTGCTCCCGCAGGCGTTCCGGGCGATGCTCCCCGCGCTGATCAGCCAGCTTGTCGTGATTCTCAAGGACACGTCGCTGGGCTTCATCATCAGCTATGAGGAGACGGTGCGCGTCGGGGGCCAGATCGTCCAGGTCCTCAGCAACCCGATCCAGACCTATCTGCTGATCGCGGTGATCTTCATCATCGTCAACTACGCGCTGAGCCGGTTCGCGATCTACGTCGAACGCAGGCTGAGCCAGGGCAAGAAGGCCGTCAAGACCGATGAGGGAGCCGCCGTCGTGCACGCCGACGACCTCGCGGGCGCCGGGGCCACCAACGTGGGCTGA
- a CDS encoding amino acid ABC transporter permease: protein MNVIFENFALYRDGFFKTLYICGYAMVGSLILGTILAGFRVSPVPPLRWIGTSWVNVFRNCPLTVVLFFCAFGLPEVGINGAYFWFSIVALVLYTSAFVCEAVRSGINSVPAGQAEAARAVGLTFGQSLTSIILPQAIRTVVPPLGSVIIAMIKNSAIVGAFGVGGELFAVSDTLTGSRGEAALPVLTGIVIAYLLITLPAGAFLGWLERKVAIAR from the coding sequence GTGAACGTCATTTTCGAGAACTTCGCGCTGTACCGCGACGGGTTCTTCAAGACCCTGTACATCTGCGGCTACGCCATGGTCGGTTCGCTCATCCTCGGAACGATCCTGGCGGGCTTCCGAGTGTCCCCCGTGCCCCCACTGCGGTGGATCGGCACGTCCTGGGTCAATGTCTTCCGCAACTGCCCGCTGACCGTGGTGTTGTTCTTCTGCGCCTTCGGCCTGCCGGAGGTGGGGATCAACGGCGCCTACTTCTGGTTCAGCATCGTCGCCTTGGTGCTCTACACGTCGGCGTTCGTCTGCGAGGCGGTGCGCAGTGGCATCAACTCGGTGCCCGCGGGTCAGGCCGAGGCGGCGCGCGCGGTCGGGCTGACGTTCGGCCAGTCGCTGACCAGCATTATCCTGCCGCAGGCGATCCGCACCGTCGTGCCGCCGCTGGGCAGCGTGATCATCGCGATGATCAAGAACTCGGCCATCGTCGGCGCGTTCGGCGTGGGTGGGGAACTGTTCGCGGTGTCGGACACACTGACCGGGTCGCGCGGTGAGGCAGCACTGCCCGTGCTGACCGGCATCGTCATCGCCTACCTGCTGATCACACTCCCGGCCGGTGCCTTCCTCGGCTGGCTGGAGCGAAAGGTGGCGATCGCCCGATGA
- a CDS encoding glutamate ABC transporter substrate-binding protein, whose protein sequence is MRLRGLLVGTVTAALALSMTACGDKGNDAGTNPPVNTEAKFDEGTTMATLQKAGKVTIGTKFDQPLFGLKGLDGKPAGFDVEIGKLIAAKLGISADKIEWVETPSKIREEVIEQGKVDFVVATYTINDKRKERISFAGPYYEAGQDLMVKKDSDIAGPEALKAANAKVCSVTGSTPAEKIKQYVDAANIVLFDVYSKCADALRTGQVQAVTTDNVILLGLIDASKGDFKLVGKPFTKEPYGIGIEKGDTKFCEFIHKTLSESSAEYEKAWKDTAGKVAPETPKLPTLATCS, encoded by the coding sequence ATGCGACTCCGGGGCCTTCTGGTTGGCACCGTGACCGCCGCTCTCGCCCTCTCGATGACCGCTTGCGGTGACAAAGGCAACGACGCGGGAACCAACCCACCGGTCAACACCGAGGCGAAGTTCGACGAAGGCACGACCATGGCCACGCTGCAGAAGGCGGGCAAGGTCACGATCGGCACGAAGTTCGACCAGCCGCTGTTCGGCCTCAAGGGTCTCGACGGCAAGCCCGCGGGCTTCGACGTCGAGATCGGCAAGCTGATCGCGGCCAAGCTCGGCATCTCCGCGGACAAGATCGAGTGGGTGGAGACCCCCTCGAAGATCCGCGAAGAGGTCATCGAGCAGGGCAAGGTCGACTTCGTCGTCGCCACCTACACGATCAACGACAAGCGCAAGGAGCGCATCTCCTTCGCGGGCCCGTACTACGAAGCGGGTCAGGACCTGATGGTGAAGAAGGACTCCGACATCGCGGGTCCGGAAGCACTCAAGGCCGCCAACGCCAAGGTCTGCTCGGTCACCGGCTCCACGCCCGCCGAGAAGATCAAGCAGTACGTCGACGCGGCGAACATCGTGCTGTTCGACGTGTACTCGAAGTGCGCCGACGCGCTGCGCACCGGCCAGGTGCAGGCCGTCACCACCGACAACGTGATCCTGCTCGGCCTGATCGACGCCAGCAAGGGTGACTTCAAGCTTGTCGGCAAGCCCTTCACCAAGGAGCCGTACGGCATCGGCATCGAAAAGGGCGACACCAAGTTCTGCGAGTTCATCCACAAGACTCTGAGCGAGTCGTCCGCCGAGTACGAGAAGGCGTGGAAGGACACCGCGGGCAAGGTCGCGCCCGAGACCCCCAAGCTGCCGACGCTGGCCACCTGCAGCTGA
- a CDS encoding amino acid ABC transporter ATP-binding protein, with translation MIRMEAVDKYFGTLHVLKDINLEVPKGQVVVVLGPSGSGKSTLCRAINRLEPINSGLIEVDGKPLPAEGKQLAQLRAEVGMVFQSFNLFAHKTIAENVSLAPLKVRKMPAAEARKTTMALLERVGIANQADKYPAQLSGGQQQRAAIARALAMKPKVMLFDEPTSALDPEMVQEVLDVMTSLASEGMTMLVVTHEMGFARKAAHRVIFMSDGEVVEDTTPDEFFTAPKSARAKDFLGKILTH, from the coding sequence ATGATCCGGATGGAGGCGGTGGACAAGTACTTCGGGACCTTGCACGTCCTCAAGGACATCAACCTCGAGGTACCGAAGGGCCAGGTCGTCGTCGTCCTGGGTCCGTCGGGTTCCGGCAAGTCGACGCTGTGCCGCGCCATCAACCGGCTCGAGCCGATCAACTCGGGCCTCATCGAGGTCGACGGCAAGCCGCTGCCCGCCGAGGGCAAGCAGCTCGCGCAGCTGCGGGCCGAGGTCGGCATGGTGTTCCAGTCGTTCAACCTCTTCGCCCACAAGACCATCGCCGAGAACGTCAGCCTCGCCCCGCTCAAGGTGCGCAAGATGCCCGCCGCGGAGGCGCGCAAGACGACGATGGCGCTCCTGGAGCGGGTCGGTATCGCCAACCAGGCGGACAAGTACCCCGCGCAGCTCTCCGGCGGCCAGCAGCAGCGCGCGGCGATCGCGCGCGCGCTGGCGATGAAGCCCAAGGTGATGCTGTTCGACGAGCCGACCTCCGCGCTGGACCCGGAAATGGTCCAGGAGGTGCTCGACGTGATGACCTCGCTGGCGAGCGAGGGCATGACGATGCTCGTCGTGACCCACGAGATGGGCTTCGCCCGAAAAGCAGCCCATCGGGTGATCTTCATGTCCGACGGCGAGGTCGTGGAGGACACGACGCCCGACGAGTTCTTCACCGCGCCCAAATCCGCGCGCGCGAAAGACTTCCTTGGCAAGATCCTTACTCACTAG
- a CDS encoding response regulator transcription factor has protein sequence MRVLLVEDDDRVAEALIPALVRRGLAIKRLASGAGVLDTVREVDVVLLDLGLPDVDGIVLCRQIRAASDVAVIVVSARGEVDDRILGLRAGADDYLVKPYDVDELVARVHAVRRRKSPTPGGPGMAGVAEVGDVRVDLDRHEVTVDGAVIALSRKEFHVFSLIVAAQGSVCTRDQILAEVWGRAGSAENRSLDVHVATLRTKLGRPALIETVRGVGYRLANQPGKLV, from the coding sequence GTGCGAGTGCTGCTCGTGGAAGACGACGACAGGGTCGCGGAGGCGCTGATCCCGGCCCTGGTGCGGCGCGGACTGGCGATCAAGCGGCTCGCGTCGGGCGCCGGGGTGCTCGACACCGTCCGCGAGGTCGACGTGGTCCTGCTTGACCTCGGCCTGCCCGACGTCGACGGGATCGTCCTCTGTCGACAGATCCGCGCGGCCAGCGACGTGGCGGTCATCGTGGTCTCCGCGCGCGGCGAGGTCGACGACCGCATCCTCGGTCTTCGCGCGGGGGCGGACGACTATCTGGTGAAGCCCTACGACGTGGACGAACTCGTCGCCCGCGTGCACGCCGTGCGCAGGCGCAAGTCGCCAACGCCCGGCGGGCCGGGCATGGCGGGGGTCGCCGAGGTGGGTGACGTCCGGGTCGACCTCGACCGGCACGAGGTCACTGTGGACGGTGCGGTGATCGCCTTGTCCCGCAAGGAGTTCCACGTGTTCTCGCTGATCGTCGCGGCCCAGGGCTCGGTGTGCACCCGGGACCAGATCCTCGCCGAGGTGTGGGGTCGGGCGGGCTCGGCGGAGAACCGCTCGCTCGACGTGCACGTCGCGACGCTGCGCACCAAGCTCGGCAGGCCCGCGCTGATCGAGACCGTTCGCGGGGTCGGATACCGGCTGGCGAACCAGCCGGGCAAACTCGTCTGA
- a CDS encoding sensor histidine kinase gives MRTRLLGMIWFLVALVVFGLGIPLAMAVAGAEQQKLFLDRLTDTSRFASMAQRPLTDARPESLREELQRYSEIYGIDVVIVDQDANPAVGSGRTDAPSPVDLTDPEVREQVQAALAGTRPKVGPLVLPWDDEPLVLAGPVLVDGEVRGAVVSVSPTDRSRSRMLWWWLLIGAGGVLAFGLALMLAVPVIQWILRPVRRLDEATGSLVSAVVSGRDAELVGGAHGPPELRKLGKSFDQMAASVGDTLAAQRAFVADASHQLRNPLTALKLRLVNLEGHVDAEAEVHRVAAAAEADRLNQILDELLSMARAESAGSDLVPTDVDTVVAERVADWRVVAVSRDITLDCVGAAGDTWAMAPPRGVDGILDALLDNALKFTGSGSAVELAVDVVDDVVRLSVRDHGPGLRPEELERATDRFWRSHSHQNVPGSGLGLAIVSRIVARAGGDLRLDLPEGGGLRVTVDLPADRL, from the coding sequence GTGCGGACGCGGCTGTTGGGGATGATCTGGTTTCTCGTCGCGCTGGTCGTGTTCGGGCTGGGCATTCCGCTGGCGATGGCCGTGGCGGGCGCGGAGCAGCAGAAGCTTTTCCTCGACCGGCTCACCGACACCAGCCGGTTCGCCTCGATGGCCCAGCGCCCGCTGACCGACGCCCGGCCCGAGTCGCTGCGTGAGGAACTGCAGCGGTACTCCGAGATCTACGGCATCGACGTGGTGATCGTCGACCAGGACGCGAACCCGGCGGTCGGCTCGGGGCGCACGGACGCCCCCAGCCCGGTCGACCTGACCGATCCAGAGGTGCGTGAGCAGGTGCAGGCCGCGCTCGCGGGCACGCGCCCGAAGGTCGGGCCGCTGGTGCTGCCATGGGACGACGAGCCCTTGGTGCTGGCCGGGCCCGTGCTGGTCGACGGGGAAGTGCGCGGCGCGGTCGTGTCGGTGTCGCCCACCGACCGCAGCCGGTCCCGGATGCTCTGGTGGTGGCTGCTCATCGGCGCGGGCGGCGTCCTGGCGTTCGGGCTCGCGCTGATGCTCGCCGTGCCGGTCATCCAGTGGATCCTGCGGCCCGTCCGCAGGCTCGACGAAGCCACCGGGTCGCTGGTGAGCGCCGTGGTGAGCGGACGCGACGCCGAGTTGGTCGGTGGCGCCCACGGGCCTCCTGAGCTGCGCAAACTCGGCAAGTCGTTCGACCAGATGGCGGCCAGCGTCGGCGACACCCTCGCCGCCCAGCGCGCGTTCGTCGCCGACGCGTCGCACCAGCTGCGCAACCCGCTGACCGCGCTCAAGCTGCGGCTGGTCAACCTCGAAGGCCACGTCGACGCCGAGGCCGAGGTCCACCGGGTCGCGGCCGCCGCCGAAGCCGACCGGCTCAACCAGATCCTCGACGAGCTGCTGTCGATGGCGCGGGCCGAGAGCGCGGGCAGCGATCTGGTGCCCACCGACGTCGACACCGTCGTCGCCGAGCGGGTCGCCGACTGGCGGGTCGTGGCGGTCTCGCGCGACATCACGCTGGACTGCGTCGGCGCGGCGGGCGACACGTGGGCGATGGCCCCGCCGCGCGGCGTCGACGGCATCCTCGACGCGCTGCTGGACAACGCGCTGAAGTTCACCGGATCAGGTAGTGCCGTGGAACTCGCGGTCGACGTGGTCGACGACGTCGTGCGGCTGTCGGTGCGCGACCACGGCCCTGGTCTTCGACCCGAGGAACTGGAACGGGCCACCGACCGGTTCTGGCGCAGCCACAGCCACCAGAACGTCCCCGGCTCCGGGCTGGGCCTGGCCATCGTCAGCCGCATCGTCGCCAGGGCGGGCGGGGACCTGCGGCTCGACCTGCCCGAGGGCGGCGGCCTCCGGGTGACCGTCGACCTGCCCGCCGACCGGCTTTAG
- a CDS encoding TAXI family TRAP transporter solute-binding subunit, protein MVRTRLGGMVLALVCLASALSGCDSQFAGVRLRIAAGFPSGVYHSLSESLANAWQRQLVIERPEVLKTSGSPENIRKLCAGEADVAFSAADVAAQPTNTPRKPQALARLYDDYLHVVVRGDGSIRNLDGLRGARVAIGSPESGVAFIAKRLLELSGLSDPGTLSKVHLGLTESIEAFKRGQVDAFFWSGGLPTKAITDLAAVVPLRLLDLTDAMPNMRNQYPVYNTASIPVSTYNLAGGPVTTLAVPNYLLVTDAMPTDVAEALVRGLFDAHGELARANRAALAIDIHSAIETDPVPLHAGALRYYRDEKA, encoded by the coding sequence ATGGTGCGGACACGACTCGGCGGCATGGTCCTGGCCCTGGTCTGCCTGGCGAGCGCGCTGTCCGGGTGCGACAGCCAGTTCGCCGGGGTGCGGCTGCGGATCGCCGCCGGGTTCCCCTCCGGGGTCTATCACAGCCTGTCCGAATCGCTGGCCAACGCCTGGCAGCGGCAGCTGGTGATCGAGCGGCCGGAGGTCCTCAAGACCAGCGGATCCCCGGAGAACATCCGCAAGCTGTGCGCCGGCGAGGCCGATGTCGCCTTCAGCGCCGCCGACGTCGCCGCCCAGCCCACGAACACCCCGCGCAAGCCGCAGGCGCTCGCCCGGCTCTACGACGACTACCTGCACGTCGTGGTCCGCGGCGACGGCTCGATCCGCAACCTCGACGGGCTGCGCGGCGCGCGGGTGGCGATCGGTTCGCCGGAATCCGGGGTCGCGTTCATCGCCAAACGCCTCCTGGAACTCTCGGGGCTGTCCGACCCGGGCACGCTGAGCAAGGTGCACCTCGGGCTGACCGAGTCCATCGAGGCGTTCAAGCGCGGGCAGGTCGACGCGTTCTTCTGGTCGGGCGGCCTGCCGACGAAGGCGATCACCGACCTGGCCGCGGTGGTCCCGCTGCGCCTGCTCGACCTGACCGACGCGATGCCGAACATGCGCAACCAGTACCCGGTCTACAACACCGCGTCGATCCCGGTGTCGACGTACAACCTGGCGGGCGGGCCGGTCACCACGCTGGCCGTGCCGAACTACCTGCTCGTCACCGACGCGATGCCCACGGACGTCGCCGAGGCGCTGGTCCGGGGCCTGTTCGACGCGCACGGCGAGCTGGCGAGGGCGAACCGCGCGGCCCTGGCCATCGACATCCACTCGGCCATCGAGACCGATCCGGTCCCGCTGCACGCGGGCGCGTTGCGCTACTACCGCGACGAGAAGGCCTGA
- the miaB gene encoding tRNA (N6-isopentenyl adenosine(37)-C2)-methylthiotransferase MiaB, translating into MSARTYEVRTYGCQMNVHDSERLSGLLEDAGYVAADSGAVADVVVFNTCAVRENADNKLYGNLGHLAPAKTSNPDMQIAVGGCLAQKDRGEIVRRAPWVDVVFGTHNIGSLPALLDRARHNQRAEVEILESLEVFPSTLPARRDSAHSGWVSISVGCNNTCTFCIVPSLRGTERDRRPGDILAEVEALVAEGVLEVTLLGQNVNSYGVEFGDRFAFGKLLRACGEIDGLERVRFTSPHPKDFTDDVIAAMAETPNVCHQLHMPLQSGSDKVLKDMRRSYRTARYLSIIEKVREAMPDAAITTDIIVGFPGETEEDFQGTLDVVRQSRFASAFTFQYSKRPGTPAATMAGQVPKKVVQERYERLIDLQEEISWDLNKELVGRTVEVVVAAGEGRKDADTHRMSGRARDNRLVHFAPTGATESIRPGDVVETTITYAAPHHLVADGDVVSHRRTRAGDHHEAGIRPKTTGVGLGLPAFGVPAPLPEATGCVTT; encoded by the coding sequence ATGAGCGCGCGCACTTACGAAGTTCGCACCTATGGGTGCCAGATGAACGTCCACGACTCCGAGCGGCTGTCGGGGTTGCTTGAGGACGCAGGCTACGTCGCCGCCGACAGCGGCGCCGTCGCCGATGTCGTCGTCTTCAACACCTGCGCGGTCCGGGAGAACGCCGACAACAAGCTCTACGGCAACCTCGGCCACCTCGCCCCCGCGAAGACGTCGAACCCGGACATGCAGATCGCCGTCGGCGGCTGCCTCGCCCAGAAGGACCGCGGGGAGATCGTCCGCCGCGCCCCATGGGTCGACGTCGTGTTCGGCACGCACAACATCGGCTCGCTGCCCGCCCTGCTCGACCGGGCCCGGCACAACCAGCGGGCCGAGGTCGAGATCCTGGAGTCGCTGGAGGTCTTCCCCTCCACGCTGCCCGCCCGGCGCGACTCGGCGCACTCCGGCTGGGTGTCGATCTCGGTGGGCTGCAACAACACGTGCACCTTCTGCATCGTCCCGTCGCTGCGCGGCACCGAGCGCGACCGGCGCCCCGGCGACATCCTGGCCGAGGTCGAGGCCCTGGTCGCCGAGGGTGTCCTCGAGGTGACCCTGCTCGGTCAGAACGTGAACTCCTACGGCGTCGAGTTCGGCGATCGCTTCGCCTTCGGCAAGCTGCTGCGCGCCTGCGGCGAGATCGACGGCCTGGAGCGGGTCCGGTTCACCTCCCCGCACCCCAAGGACTTCACCGACGATGTCATCGCCGCGATGGCCGAGACGCCGAACGTGTGCCACCAGCTGCACATGCCGCTGCAGTCCGGATCGGACAAGGTCCTCAAGGACATGCGCCGGTCGTACCGCACGGCCCGCTACCTCTCGATCATCGAGAAGGTCCGCGAGGCCATGCCGGACGCGGCCATCACCACCGACATCATCGTCGGCTTCCCCGGTGAGACCGAGGAGGACTTCCAGGGCACCCTCGACGTCGTCCGCCAGTCCCGCTTCGCCAGCGCCTTCACGTTCCAGTACTCCAAGCGCCCCGGAACGCCGGCGGCGACGATGGCGGGACAGGTGCCGAAGAAGGTCGTCCAGGAGCGCTACGAGCGGTTGATCGATCTGCAGGAGGAGATCTCCTGGGACCTCAACAAGGAACTGGTCGGCCGCACCGTCGAGGTCGTCGTCGCGGCGGGGGAGGGGCGCAAGGACGCCGACACCCACCGGATGAGCGGTCGCGCGCGCGACAACCGCCTGGTGCACTTCGCCCCGACCGGGGCCACCGAGTCGATCCGCCCCGGCGACGTCGTCGAAACGACCATCACCTACGCCGCCCCGCACCACCTGGTCGCCGACGGTGACGTCGTGTCCCACCGCCGGACCCGCGCGGGCGACCACCACGAGGCGGGCATCCGCCCGAAGACGACGGGGGTCGGCCTTGGCCTGCCCGCGTTCGGCGTGCCCGCCCCGCTGCCCGAGGCCACCGGCTGCGTGACCACGTGA
- a CDS encoding Rv2732c family membrane protein, translating into MAGLKREIDEVEHQAARTVELGGRAVIISVAVFVLIVGYLLPWMGSAPGWEVLLHQGDAAGKAGMVPRLFAATAALFGVVTSVLALITRRWGLTWVCALGSWFASVDGLLAIWTRQSVAGLTSPGPGIGLIISEIAMVTLGVLWFRTAWSRL; encoded by the coding sequence ATGGCAGGCCTCAAGCGCGAGATCGACGAAGTCGAGCACCAGGCGGCCCGCACGGTCGAACTGGGTGGCCGCGCGGTGATCATCTCGGTCGCGGTGTTCGTGCTGATCGTCGGCTACCTGCTGCCGTGGATGGGCAGTGCCCCCGGCTGGGAAGTCCTTCTGCACCAAGGGGATGCGGCGGGCAAGGCCGGAATGGTCCCCCGCCTGTTCGCCGCGACGGCGGCCCTGTTCGGCGTCGTCACGTCGGTGCTGGCGCTGATCACCCGACGCTGGGGACTCACCTGGGTGTGCGCCCTGGGTTCGTGGTTCGCTTCGGTGGACGGCCTCCTGGCGATCTGGACGCGCCAATCGGTAGCGGGCCTGACCTCACCCGGCCCCGGCATCGGCCTGATCATCAGCGAAATCGCCATGGTCACCCTCGGCGTCCTCTGGTTCCGCACGGCCTGGTCGAGGCTTTAA